The Solanum lycopersicum chromosome 9, SLM_r2.1 genome window below encodes:
- the LOC138338572 gene encoding uncharacterized protein, protein MLESIECYGYGETGNIKRYCPKQSYRPQVVRGRGGHGRGRQSGERGGRGNGVHQNVRSDGQMGTTTAQPGRGNGQTVSSAFASGLNLNCELLDMLIRVSTPLGESMIVEKVYRSCLVTFVGSNTHVDLVILEMVDFNVILCMTWLSPNFAIFDCSAKTVTLAKPGTDLLVWEGDYTSTPVCIISFLRAKRMVSKGCSAFMDHLRDDTT, encoded by the exons atgcttgaatccataGAGTGTTATGGATATGGGGAGACTGGaaacattaagaggtattgtccaaaacagagttacagacctcaagTAGtaagaggtagaggtggtcatggaagaggccgtcaatCTGGAGagcgtggtggccgaggtaatggtgttCACCAAAACGTCCGgagtgacggacaaatgggaactactacagcgcaacctggtagaggcaacgggcagacag tatcttccgcatttgctagtggccttaatttaaattgtgaattgcttgacatgcttattcgtgtttctactccacTAGGTGAGtctatgatagttgaaaaggtatataggtcttgtcttgtgacttttgtggggagcaatactcatgtagacttggttatcttagaaatggttgacttcaaTGTAATTCTgtgtatgacttggctttctccaaattttgcaatctttgaTTGTagtgctaaaactgtaacgttggccaagcctgggacagatctgttagtgtgggagggtgactacacttccactccagtttgtatcatctcctttcttcgtgctaagagaatggttagtaaagggtgctCAGCTTTCATGGACCACCTCCGGGATGATACTACCTAG